Within the Rosa rugosa chromosome 2, drRosRugo1.1, whole genome shotgun sequence genome, the region ctcttctccttttcttGTCATGTAACTTTTTACTCTAATTCTGACCAGGTTACGGAAGAACCGAGAAAGTAAACTACTGGATGACTTAAATGGACAATGTGGAATTAGGCCCATCTTAGGGTCTGGAATTCATAGCAACATGATCCTGTAATTGAATCATGAACTTGAAGACCATATCAGGGAAGCAATGATATTGATCGGAATATAATTCTTATAGAGCATACATGGCGTTTTTCAGAACATAGTGCATACCTTAACAGCTGGTTCGCTACCAAGTTCCTTTAGATCTTCAAACTTCATGACCTGTAAATCACAGGGTAGAAAAGCCAAGTAAACAACCTTTAGAGATCCAGTAAATGCTCTACTCCAAACAATCAGCAGCACAGTAGTATATTCTTTCTAGCAGACAGGCAGGCAGTCGCGGCAACCGCTAGAGCTAGCTGACAGTATTATCATATCAAGTTGGAAATAACAGGGCCAGGGAAATGATAACTGGTATTATTGACTGTTGGATGTTGGTACAAGGAATCATTTTCATGCCTAAGACAATGTTCACCCCTTAACTTTCTTTTTCACTAATTCATTTCTTTTCCCACGCATAACACAAAAGGGAAAGGAATCTTTCATATCTGTGAACCTTATGGAATTAGAGCTAGTAAAGACATTATTACTAAAGAAACAATAGTGCCAGACGAGTTAAAATGTAAGCTAGAAGCTACCTCAGCACAAATGAATCCTCTCTCAAAATCAGTATGGATGGTCCCTGCAGCTTGAGGAGCCTTTGAAAGCCGCCTAATTTGCCAGCATTTCACCTGCCAAAGGTAATAGTAGTTTAGACTCACATGAAGGTCATGGAAAGGAGCTCATGTAAACAGAGCAAGCCTAGATATGTGACACTATGTTCAAACACAATTATTAAATAAAACTCTTAACATACTTGAAGACTTGATACTCTAAACTTATTATGGTATTAGGATTAAGTTCAGACCACTCTTTCCTATGGACAGAGCTCGAGTCGCAAATGGAACCAGATCAAAGAGAGaaggcaaaagaaaaagaaaaaaaaaaaggatgaatGAAAAAGAGATTCATAGTATAATGGTCAATATGGTATTTTTGCAAACTCTGCATCTCTAACTATAATTGAATTCTCTTTTACTGGAACATAAAAAATTACTTGCATCATTCATGATATGCGTTGCCACTATATTTGCACAACTTCCAAAAGAATTGAGTCATGACCAGTCAAAAGCAAACTAAAGCCTTCTTGAAGCTGAGTTGCTTAACATGACCCGCCAAAATCATTCCACAGACATTTTCAAATACCAAATTACACTAACAtcaacattaaaaaaaataatcctAATTATGAAAAGGAAATACAAAGAACTTATGGTTCTGCTAGAACCTGCTGATGGCATGCTATGAGTTTTAGTACATCAATTATGACCTTTAATCCTTTCAGAATTTGTGTAAACTTATGGATGCACTTTGTTAACCAAACAGCAAGGTTACAAGGAAATAATCATATAGCCCAGGGGGACACCATTGTCAAAAAGAAAGCAGTGAAAGAACAGAACAGTAGCATGAGTaacatataaaaataaataaataaaattaaaaaaaaaaaagctgtaATGGTAACAAGAATAGCAGATCATTTTACCTCATCAGGACCAGCCGTGAAAAAGTATATGAGATTAATGGCTGAAAATCCAGTCTTTATGATCTTCGGAAGGGCACTGTAGGAAAGTTGATCCAGTCAGCATAGTTGCATGATATTAGTTATCTATTCTGTTGCTACACTGTAAAAATCTAATGACTTAGTGCTAGTACTCCAACTACACATGATTAAACTGATATTGGCAAATTAGAATATACAAACATATATAGGTTCAGGGCACACGTGGTATTAAATGAAAATTTCCTGAATGCAGTACTAAGAAGAAAAGGTTAATAGTGAGTGCTTCTACATTTCAGTAAATATTTTCTTCCAAGAAATGCATGATTTGAAGTATCATCCTTTCTGAAATAAAGAGTTAATTTAATAATTTCAGCAGTCATTCAGTTCATTTACCATTCCACTTTGTTCTCCTCACAATACTTTGCTGCTTCATCTGGTGGCAAATCAGCAAGATTCCTTTCCAGTGCACAGCTGAATGGAATAATTTTCTCACCTCCATGTTCCTGCACCCTAAAAGCATGAAAGGACAAGGGCACTCTCATTCATGATTAttcaattaaaaatataaaaataactAAGTTCTCTGTAAACAGCTAAATCAATTTATGAAGCATGACCATGGATTATTACTATATCATAGAGAAAAAGCCTTCCTTTACATTAACTGGCAGAATGAATCATTGATAGACTTATTCTGGCAAGGCATGATGGTAAGTAAAATTTGTGGAAATAGAAAAGAATGTCAAGTGTAAGCTCAAAACAAATACACTGAAGCATAAATAACACACTGACAAACACATGGCAAACCACAAAAGATAAATACAAACAAGAAACAATGAATAGAGACAAGATATGTTTCTTGACATACCATGCATGGATCTTTGGCAAGAACTTATTCTTCTTCCTTTGGTAATCTCTCTCATTCATGTTAACCTGTGGAAACATAAATGATCAAATCCTCATCCACCAGCTAAAGGCAACCATATCtaaaatttgaataaatgaaaATCCTAGACCAAAATGGAGGGTCCTACATACTAGCAGTCAAGCCTTAGGATTTTGGTGAATAAAATTCTGTACAAGTTTCATCACATTTTCTTTCTACAAGTATAGCAATGATTGTCTGTTCGAATTTTAAAAACAAGATAAATACTATACAACTGACTGCGCCTAATATTTGTTAATTTTCCCAAAACAGGTTCTCTGCTAATTACACTCCCATACAGATATATCAAGCATTCCTTCCGTTTACAAGGAAAACATATCAATAACATATGCTGATTGTAGAAATATATGAGTACAAGGTACTATAAATAACGCATGGTACTCCTGAAAACAGGTGAACAAGAGTTAAACTTACCAAGTAAACAACAGGCTTAGCTGTTAGCAATTGAAAGGTATTCAGGATCTCGACATCAGCAGCTTTCCAGTCCCCTAGACGGATATCTTTTCCATCCTCAAGCCATGCCTTGAGCTGTAGATCCAAGATCATTGGTCAACATtataaaggaaaaggaaaagtaaGATGACATTTAAAGCAACTTGTAAGAATTTGGATTTCTGTTAAATCAACCAAAGGTGCATCATTGTGATTATACAGATATACTCTCCTGGATTCAGATAAAATAAGGACCACAAGTGTTTTGAAACTAATCAATCATGATTCATGTCCAATGCACTGCTACCACTAATTCAATTGTCTATCCACCATGTATCTTTTGATGGTAGCAAAAACTAATTCAAATGCACCAGACTCATCGGTCAGTACTCTACACAGTTTTACCAAGCATATATAAGCATGTATAAATTGTCAAACCAAACCATAAAATGACAATCCTAGTTCCTTAACAGGCAAACCATGTGTTCACCAATCAAGGTTGAAAAAAGTGAATAGGGCAGATGTAATAATTAATATAAGAAAGAATTTATCAGAACATAAAAATGCATGACAATAACATACTTGAGGAGAGGTTGCACACACgcacaaataaaaaaaaggttgCGCGAAGTCAAAGAATATAGGAGTAATTCATCCCAGAACATACCCTTCCACAAAGTTCATGCTCTACTTTTAGCTGCTTGTCATTGCTCCTCTTCATGCTCTTTTCAACATCCTCTATCCTCCTTTCCATGAATTCAATGTCCTGCAAAACACAAGATATAGCTCTCTTAaattttatagatgaaggagtTGCAAATCCCTAGATAGAAATATGATGAGCTCGGGAAATTCAGGAAGAGTCAAACTTTCAAGTGGAGCTACACATCTAGACTATTGCTAAAACTCACAGAAAGAGTCACAGAGGAGGTGTTGCATAAAGGCCATAAACAACAACCAACAATTAACCATagtaaggaaaaacaaaaaaaaacatagagaagTAAATCATACCTTAAGACGCAATTCTGCACTGATAATCTCTAAATCCCTCACAGGATCCACAGTATCATCGACATGGATGATATCCGGATCTTCAAATGCACCTGTAGAAAATTGTCAGCGGAAAACAGTGAGTAACTGTACATTCATTTAAGATAATTAATTCAATAAAAGAAGATTCTTTTCCCATTCCCCTCGCCACATAGAGAAAACTACTTATTTGCTTTTCTTAAACCTTAGCCATTTTGCTCATTATCCTCAAGATAGACATGAGATAAAAAGGATACTACTGAACCAACTTAACCAAGGTAAGCAGTCTCCCCTTGATTCTCCAAGTTACTATTAGattcataaattcataatttgGACCGTCACATGTCTTCTAAAATAGCAACATTCAAGCATAATATAAACAACTTACGTAAAACATGAAAAATGCCATCAACAGCACGGATATGGGATAAGAAACTGTTGCCTAACCCTTGTCCTTCATGAGCACCACGAACAAGTCCAGCTATATCATGGATTTCCAAAAAGGCTGATACCTATAAATAGAAAACAATTTCACATGATAAGAAAAGTTCACTAATCAATAACACTCCTAGATGCATAAATAAGCTTGCCTGCCAGATTAGAAATGACATTGACTTTGTGTAAAATGATACTGAAAATCATTGTATCAAAAAATCATTTTCTATTTGGTTTCAGAATTGGTGATTAAAATTAACTTTGTAATCACGTGGGTACTTGGTCCCCTATGATTTCAACCCCAACATCCACGAAATAGGCCTtccaatttttcatttctttaaaccagCCAAATCTTATCTCAgtagtaacaaaaaaaaaaaaatcatagaaAATAAAGCAGTAGATGTGAAGGGATACTCCTAACACCCTATTAGCTGCCCAGGTATGAAAGAACCTAATAAAAGCATCATGTAAATCAAGTCTACGCAGCAGTTGTATACAAGCATAAAAGTCTGAACAAAATGCTTTGGAAAACCTAAGAGACAAACCGCGCTTTTCGGCTTGTACAATTGGCAAAGCCAGTCAAACCGCTCATCAGGAATGTTGACCCTGGCTTCATTGGGTTCAATTGTGCAGAAAGGAAAGTTCTCAGCCGGTATCGACAACTTCGTGAGCGTGTTGAAAAGAGTAGATTTTCCAACATTTGGCAATCCAACCTAAccgaaaaaacaaaacaacacaTTACAATCATCCCACCATTTGCAAACCACTCTGTTAACCCGAAACATAAAGCAACAATCTTTCTGATCCTCACAGTACAGTGACCAAAATTTAAAGCTAAAACTCAATCAAAAACAAAGAACTACATACACCTCTTAAAAATTCAAActttacaaaacaaaaaaacaaaagggctTCACAGTCCAATTAGATACTAAACTGACTATCCCAAAGTACATGCATCAGTtcagattatgatttttgaGATTCTTGGGAAGAAATAGAAGAAGTGAAAATCGAGGAAGATGGGAGCTTACGATCCCAATCTTGAGGTGAGATGAGAATCGGCCGAGGATGGGTCGCTCAGCTGGGGCTTCCTTGCCTTTTGCAGACTTGGGAGGCATTTTGCGATGCTGAGCGAGAGACGCGAGGAAGACGAAAATGAGCTCCGATgagttttctagggttttggatggAGTGAGATGAAGAGAAGAGTGAGAAAGTGTTCGCCGGTAAGTTCTGAGCTCTTTTATACCCAACGGTTCCAACCCTAGAAACTGAGCGGTGTGACGCACTCGCGTTACCCAAACGCGCACACTGTTATTTTTTTGGTGCAAAAGTGTGCCAAAGCCCGGTGTTCAAGGCTCAAGGCCCAAGGCCCAGGATAAAATATCTGGCTGCTAAGGCCCTACTTTCTTTGtctctaatttattttttgtttttaaaaaaataatgttaggtgaatcattttttttatcttacCTTATGTAGCAACTGATGTGATAATGTCATGTTATTTAATGAAATGATCTGATATGTCGAGTTTTGTGATACATCAGTTATCACATGAGGTGAGATGCAAGTGGTATCTGAAAAAATAATTCACCCAGCATTACTCTTTTAAAGTGACAGCATTACTTTTTTAAAGTGACAATGTGATATTCTGATCGTCtttgaaaaattatatttttgtacAAGTATttggcaatttttttttttttttaacatttctCAACTCATATGGAAAGAATAACTTTACAAAACTATGTATTGTAGAATTTAGTACGCTTGAGATCATATTAACTTAAGTGCATTTGCAAACTTTGGTGTTTACTTTTGTTGTGTCGAGTACATTGTTTCATCCATCCACTATTGGGTGAAAGATTTTCAAACCGCATTCATCTCAAATTAATTTTCTAACAATCTTTTCCTCTAAAATCTAGAGCTAtcaattttgttgtcaaagatCATGGTCTTCATTATTACTACTGCAAAAACAATTAACATTTCGTAAGCTTTGATTATAGAAAGAGCTATTAGTATAACACCTCCCAAATAATTGGCTAGTTGCAGACGTGGTACATGCCACTCTCATCAactattaaaataataaaaaagcgGCCCCCTTTAATAGAccgaaaaataaaataacatatTCCGACGGCTAAAAAGCAGCCGTACATACACATACGTCACCttaacacaaacaaaacaaaagcttTCGGCTtcaaaccaacaaaacaaaacaaaacacagaGACTCCCAAAAATTCCGATTCACATTCCGGTCAAGACACTCGCATATTCCGTTTCCAGTTTCATTCTCCGACTCAAGATTCCGACTTGCTGGTCCGGCCAGGGCTAGCCTCCGTTAATGCAACCACGGCTCCAGCAAAACCAAGCGTAGAGATTTCAAGAAGAGAATGCATGGAAGCTTCCGCTAAATCGTTGATTGCATGCCCTTCGTTCCACGGTGGTCGCGGTGCCCTCCCTTCGGCCGGTGGGCATCCCGCCGATCTCACCTTCCTCGCCGGCGGCGGCTACTGAGTCCCACGGCGTCGTTTTGTGGTCGTTTCTCTTTCTGGTTTTCGCAAAAATTGATTGTGTTTTTGAACCATGGTTACTGTCGATCAGCTTCAGGGTGACAATTTCTCGTCGCAATGCGGACCTTTGTCTTTGAAAGGTTGGTTCTTTGGTGTTTGTTGATCGTGGGTTTGAGTTTTTTTGATTGGTTTTGATCAAAAGTATGGAACTTTGAGCAGGTGTTAGGATCCCTCTTTACCGATTTGGTTGCAATTCTGTTTTGGATGATGGTTGTGTTGGAGGGAATGCTTGTTTttcagaagaggaagaagaacagaGTCTATTGGATTCGATTCTTCTTGCCCAGGTTTGAATCAAAACCAATTACATTGATGCTGATAGTGATAGTGTATAATGATAGCGatagattttttcttttgatttataTGTTTCTTCATTACTTGCAGTGGGAGGATCGGATGTGGAAAGGTTTATTCAGATACGATGTGACAACCTCTGAAATTAAGGTCTGTTTTGTGGCATTGCTTGATGGTTTTCGATATAGATAGTTAAAGGTGCTTATAGTTGTGGATACTTTATGGCATGTAGGTTATTGATGGGAGGAGAAAGTTTATTGCACAGTTTAATGAAGGATGCGGTATGGATTGTATACCCAAACTGGGCAAGGGTAAACTTGGCCGCGGAGATGTGTTTGAGTTTAGTTGGATGGATCGCCAGGAGGAGTTGCTATTTTCTGTTGCAAGGGGTGAGCAGTCAAGCCCGGAGCTTGTTCTTGCGGCTGATGTCCCTGATTCTGCCTTATTGATTACTGTAAATGTAAGGCAGTGTATCATTCATTTCAAGTAGTTGGATAGTGATAAATTAATGATCACTATGGTAGTGTCATGACACAGAGAATAAAATGATAATCATGCGAAATGAggatgttttaaatttttttttttttttgctgaattCGTATATATAGACATAGAAGCTCTGAGTTTTTGAATTGGATTGATGAGATCAGGGGGTTGCCATTTAAATTGTACTTTAAATCCTCCATGAATTCTTGGGAAATATATCCTTGAtgttgagaaaaacaaaatctATTAGATGCTTTCTGTGTGTGCGCTTCATGTTAATATATTAGTTTTCTAAATATGCTGACAGCATGTACGTAGTTAAGTGATTGATACTTTGTTCTTTTTCAGGCGTCCCCTGTCGAATATGGCCATGTCTTCCTGATACCATATTGCTCAAACATTCTTTACCAGTTCCTGGATGCAAAATCCTTGGAATTGGCTCTATGCATTGCTGTTGAAGTAAAGAACCACTCTTTTCGCCTGTTCTATGACTATTCACCCAGTGCTTCTCATATATATTTCCAGGTATAAAATTGCTTGTACTGGTTCTTCTCGGATCTAAATTGAGACTTGTTATTGTAGTTATATCTCATATCAGAATTATATTCTGCTTGTTCTTTCAAATAACTATTTGTGTGCAGGCTTGCTATTTTCAAATCCCTTTACCTGTCGAGTTCATGCCTTCTGATACGTTCTTCGTTGATGGCCAAAAGAGTATGTGTATTTCTTCTGTTGCAGACTACCCCATTAAGACCCTTGTGTTTGAGAGCAACCACTTTAAGTTGATGTTGGAGGTTGTTGCTGAGATATGCTCTACTTTACGGGGAAAGCTCATACTGTATAATCTGCTGATATCGGATCATGGCAGAAAGATCTTTTTGTTTCTTCAGGTAAATGGCATATGGTTTTATTTTTAGCTGCAAACTGCCTTCTTGTAACTGGTGGGTTATAATTTGCGTTGTCCTTTCCTTTTCTGCTACATATGATTTGCATTCTTATTATTAATAGGAATTTGTTTTATGCAGCAACAGACATCAAAAACCTCTTGCACCCTTTCAGCTTGGGAATGTGGGGGCTACTTCTTGTTCAAATCAAGGTCTGCATTCGATCAAGCTGCTGAGATGACTTTGCTAAAACAGCTAAGTACTGTCTCCATTGATGAGGAAGGTTTCCAAGCAGTTAAGCTGCTGTGTAGCAGCATTGCAAGCCAGTTTACTTCTTGAATTTGGGAGCTGTGCTGTATATATACCATGAAAGATATGCTGCTTTAAGCGTACACTCTTGTTCATATTTGGTGTACTTGGTACACTTTACCCCTGTAAACTGCTTATTGAggtaaagaaacaaagaaattttGGATTCTGAAAATCCATAGACAAAATTTTCGATTCTAACCACTACATGTCTAGGAAAACCAAGGAGTCCTTTTCCTTTGCCAGAAAGAGTTGGgagtattttcttttcttttaagaaGTCCTATTTTGTTTTCAGTAAGAAACTCTTTCTTTTTCAGTAACAAACTCTTTCTTATTCAATATTCCATATAGGATCGGACTACCGCAATTGCCTTATAAAGGCCATTTGATAGCTATAAATTAAAAAGAATCCAATTCTAAAAGCAATTCATCACAGCAGGGTGAAGTCCACAAAGAAGACACATGAGAAAACCGAAGACCATTTGAAGTCCCTTCGAAGTGTTGGACAGATTGAAGTTCTTCCTATCACAGCTCGATGATGAACACGTCCTTGTCAAGTAATGGCCTTAGGTATGTGGTTAGCTGCCGCAGTAAAATCCCAAgaatgaaacttacactaggcACTAGGGTTGTTATAGACATGACTACTTTGACTCATGACAAGTCGATTCAGTTGTGTACAACATGCTTCAAGAAGATCCAGGCAATGTGAGCTACTCGGCTATCTGATCAGATTCAAGATCTAAGGGAATCTATAGAGCTGCTTTTGATGAACCCTGAGCTGTTTCATAGGGTGGGGATTAAGCCTCCCAAGGGCGTTCTTCTCTATGGACCTCCGGGAACAGGAAAGACATTACTAGCTAGAGCAATTTTGTATCAAGTGCCATTGTTGTATGTTGGGTTGAGTGCTAGAGTGATGAGGGAATTGTTCAACTACGCAAGAGAACATCATTTTCATGGATGAGATTGATGTCATTGGTGGAGCAAGATTGAGTGAAGGTTGTAGCTCG harbors:
- the LOC133729130 gene encoding obg-like ATPase 1, with amino-acid sequence MPPKSAKGKEAPAERPILGRFSSHLKIGIVGLPNVGKSTLFNTLTKLSIPAENFPFCTIEPNEARVNIPDERFDWLCQLYKPKSAVSAFLEIHDIAGLVRGAHEGQGLGNSFLSHIRAVDGIFHVLRAFEDPDIIHVDDTVDPVRDLEIISAELRLKDIEFMERRIEDVEKSMKRSNDKQLKVEHELCGRLKAWLEDGKDIRLGDWKAADVEILNTFQLLTAKPVVYLVNMNERDYQRKKNKFLPKIHAWVQEHGGEKIIPFSCALERNLADLPPDEAAKYCEENKVECALPKIIKTGFSAINLIYFFTAGPDEVKCWQIRRLSKAPQAAGTIHTDFERGFICAEVMKFEDLKELGSEPAVKAAGKYRQEGKTYVVQDGDIIFFKFNVSGGGKK
- the LOC133729131 gene encoding GDP-L-galactose phosphorylase 1-like; translation: MVTVDQLQGDNFSSQCGPLSLKGVRIPLYRFGCNSVLDDGCVGGNACFSEEEEEQSLLDSILLAQWEDRMWKGLFRYDVTTSEIKVIDGRRKFIAQFNEGCGMDCIPKLGKGKLGRGDVFEFSWMDRQEELLFSVARGEQSSPELVLAADVPDSALLITVNASPVEYGHVFLIPYCSNILYQFLDAKSLELALCIAVEVKNHSFRLFYDYSPSASHIYFQACYFQIPLPVEFMPSDTFFVDGQKSMCISSVADYPIKTLVFESNHFKLMLEVVAEICSTLRGKLILYNLLISDHGRKIFLFLQQQTSKTSCTLSAWECGGYFLFKSRSAFDQAAEMTLLKQLSTVSIDEEGFQAVKLLCSSIASQFTS